The following proteins are co-located in the uncultured Tolumonas sp. genome:
- the ureG gene encoding urease accessory protein UreG, with translation MTQTSSPLRVGIGGPVGSGKTALLEVLCKKMRDHFEIAVVTNDIYTKEDQRILTEAGALAAERIVGVETGGCPHTAIREDASMNLAAVEALSEKFGNLDVVFVESGGDNLSATFSPELADMTIYVIDVAEGEKIPRKGGPGITKSDLLVINKIDLAPYVGARLDVMESDTNRMRPQKPWTFANLKTGQGVDTIIDFIVTHGMLTPKA, from the coding sequence ATGACTCAAACATCATCCCCATTACGCGTTGGCATTGGCGGCCCTGTTGGTTCCGGCAAAACTGCGCTGTTAGAAGTATTATGTAAAAAAATGCGCGATCACTTTGAGATCGCCGTCGTCACCAACGATATCTACACTAAAGAAGATCAGCGTATTTTAACCGAAGCAGGTGCGTTAGCTGCCGAGCGTATTGTCGGGGTGGAAACGGGCGGCTGCCCGCATACCGCCATTCGTGAAGATGCCTCGATGAACTTGGCTGCGGTCGAAGCGTTAAGTGAAAAATTCGGCAATCTCGATGTAGTCTTCGTTGAGAGCGGTGGCGACAACCTGAGTGCCACATTCAGCCCAGAATTGGCGGATATGACCATCTATGTCATTGACGTGGCGGAAGGGGAGAAAATTCCACGCAAAGGCGGTCCGGGCATTACCAAATCTGATTTATTGGTAATCAATAAAATTGATTTGGCCCCGTATGTCGGTGCGCGTTTAGATGTAATGGAATCAGACACCAATCGCATGCGCCCACAAAAACCGTGGACGTTCGCCAACCTGAAAACTGGTCAGGGGGTTGATACCATCATCGATTTTATCGTGACGCATGGCATGTTAACGCCAAAAGCATAA
- a CDS encoding LysR family transcriptional regulator, whose product MFNRLDYLKIYCVAAQHRTFRDAATKLNVSPQVITRCIKELEAELGEILFVRSTRNIKITTFGEQFYEKAQAALAVMDDVFGHSIHNNLSVKITAPPSYAKPFLLPVLKKITDEHPEIRFDLRLSNQIADVVEEKIDIGIRVGRPITDHRFIARAVSKVNHVVVATPDTIAKYGKPTTLEDLNRVPMTTLFDNTRNQVWEWFFKDNIHITPENPVLITDDADAEFEAILHGIGFGQVSVSVAAPYIKKGLLVPVLTDYELTDEWDVYIYRPQSGPVPPRVRIVFDALVEHFQNPEFMPVRIPDLLV is encoded by the coding sequence ATGTTTAATCGCCTCGATTATTTGAAAATCTACTGTGTTGCGGCCCAACACCGCACCTTTAGAGATGCAGCGACGAAGCTGAATGTTTCCCCACAGGTGATAACGCGTTGCATTAAAGAGTTAGAAGCGGAATTAGGTGAAATCTTATTTGTGCGTAGCACGCGTAATATCAAGATAACGACCTTTGGCGAGCAGTTTTATGAGAAAGCACAGGCGGCGCTGGCTGTTATGGATGATGTTTTCGGCCATTCCATACACAATAATCTGTCGGTTAAGATTACCGCCCCGCCGTCGTATGCCAAGCCATTTCTGTTACCCGTATTAAAGAAAATTACCGACGAACATCCGGAAATTCGTTTTGATTTACGGTTGTCGAATCAGATAGCTGATGTAGTGGAAGAGAAAATTGACATCGGGATCCGAGTCGGTCGCCCAATCACCGACCACCGTTTTATCGCCCGAGCGGTCAGTAAAGTTAACCATGTGGTGGTCGCCACGCCAGATACCATTGCTAAATATGGCAAACCAACCACGTTAGAAGACCTTAACAGAGTGCCAATGACCACTCTGTTTGATAACACGCGGAATCAGGTTTGGGAGTGGTTCTTCAAAGACAATATCCACATTACCCCCGAAAACCCTGTACTAATCACCGATGATGCCGATGCTGAATTTGAAGCCATTTTACATGGCATTGGTTTTGGTCAGGTTTCGGTGTCAGTTGCCGCCCCTTACATTAAAAAAGGGCTATTAGTTCCTGTACTTACTGACTATGAGCTAACAGATGAGTGGGATGTCTATATTTATCGCCCGCAAAGTGGCCCTGTTCCGCCCCGAGTTCGTATCGTGTTTGATGCGCTGGTTGAACACTTCCAAAACCCAGAGTTCATGCCAGTGCGAATTCCAGATCTGCTCGTATGA
- a CDS encoding iron-containing alcohol dehydrogenase, which translates to MNNFSYRNTTQIHFGQGQIAKIRDEMPANARVLITYGGGSIKKNGVMEQVHAALEGVTYFEFGGIEPNPHFETLMKAVDVIKQENINFILAVGGGSVIDGSKFIAAAALYPNDPWEIIQTYGAKVTQAVPLGCVLTLAATGSEMNNGAVITKAATQDKLFFFSEHVYPKFSVLDPTTTYSLPPRQIANGVVDSFVHIVEQYVTYPVNAKVQDRLAEGLLLNIVEDGPKALENPTDYDIRANLMWTATMALNGLLSTGVPADWATHLIGQEITGLYGLDHAQTLAIVIPAVWTYKQSAKKEKLLQYAERVWEMTDGDEDARVVAVIEKTRQFFEQMGVKTRLSDYGLDRSVIPAVVAKLKEHGHVQLGEKADITPDDVTAILELAL; encoded by the coding sequence ATGAATAATTTTAGTTACCGTAACACCACTCAGATCCATTTTGGTCAGGGTCAAATCGCAAAAATCCGTGATGAAATGCCTGCTAATGCGCGTGTTCTCATCACTTACGGCGGCGGTAGCATTAAGAAAAATGGCGTAATGGAACAAGTTCACGCCGCACTGGAAGGTGTTACTTACTTTGAATTTGGCGGCATCGAACCAAACCCACATTTTGAAACGCTGATGAAAGCCGTTGATGTGATCAAACAAGAGAACATCAACTTCATTCTGGCTGTTGGCGGTGGTTCGGTGATTGATGGCTCTAAATTCATCGCAGCAGCGGCGTTATACCCGAATGATCCGTGGGAAATTATTCAAACTTACGGCGCAAAAGTGACGCAAGCCGTACCACTTGGTTGCGTATTAACACTCGCAGCCACCGGTTCTGAAATGAACAATGGTGCGGTGATCACTAAAGCAGCCACGCAAGATAAGCTGTTTTTCTTCTCTGAGCATGTTTATCCCAAATTTTCAGTGCTTGACCCAACCACTACTTATAGTTTACCGCCGCGTCAGATTGCCAACGGTGTTGTCGATAGCTTCGTGCACATCGTTGAGCAATATGTGACTTATCCGGTTAATGCAAAAGTGCAAGACCGCCTGGCGGAAGGCTTACTGCTGAACATTGTGGAAGATGGCCCGAAAGCACTGGAAAACCCAACTGACTACGATATTCGCGCTAACTTGATGTGGACTGCCACCATGGCGCTGAATGGCCTGTTGTCGACTGGTGTACCCGCTGATTGGGCGACCCATTTGATTGGCCAAGAAATAACCGGTTTATATGGTTTAGACCACGCGCAAACACTGGCGATCGTTATTCCCGCAGTTTGGACTTACAAACAGTCTGCGAAAAAAGAAAAGCTACTGCAATACGCCGAGCGCGTATGGGAAATGACTGATGGTGATGAAGATGCGCGTGTTGTTGCTGTTATCGAAAAAACGCGTCAGTTCTTTGAACAAATGGGCGTAAAAACCCGTTTAAGCGACTATGGTTTAGACCGTTCGGTGATCCCTGCCGTGGTAGCCAAACTGAAAGAACATGGCCATGTGCAACTGGGCGAAAAAGCTGACATTACACCTGACGATGTGACTGCCATTCTGGAACTTGCCTTGTAA
- a CDS encoding AAA family ATPase, producing the protein MNQWLQQLCHFATPSIDECVQQLGPVIPWLNDLRKTPQDPGWHAEGNVHIHTGMVLEELYQLLAKEAAYLNGQQRQALILAAIFHDIGKTRNTRKMTIRGQQRIGSPDHEAKGRSYLAFQLMKLPLPISVIWTVLGLVGEHQMPKMLVVQNMDHGAYIALSRRADLALLYWLECADMQGRIGEAIPHQLQYLEQYRQHCEANGLWHQPFSTDELDRLIAHESQRAQRYLKSLVVESMQRGTCVSAKIAIAKLSRHKDEHAHLILLCGPSGIGKSRYVARHCQNMSVVSLDAIREELWGKRACQDNPELVVATAQLQLKNYLREKHNIVWDATNLRQDYRKPLYAMARDQHALITLVIFLAPETAIYSGNANRTQAVPKAVVAAQIAKYQFPRISDVHHVIAVDGEGHILFESS; encoded by the coding sequence ATGAATCAGTGGCTGCAACAGCTTTGCCATTTTGCCACACCATCTATTGATGAATGTGTGCAACAACTTGGCCCTGTTATTCCGTGGTTAAATGATCTAAGGAAAACCCCGCAAGATCCCGGTTGGCATGCAGAGGGGAATGTGCACATTCATACCGGTATGGTGCTAGAGGAACTCTATCAATTACTGGCTAAAGAGGCGGCTTATCTGAATGGGCAACAGCGCCAGGCATTGATTTTAGCGGCGATATTTCATGATATTGGTAAGACGCGCAACACCCGCAAAATGACTATTCGCGGGCAACAACGCATTGGTTCCCCAGATCATGAAGCCAAGGGGCGCTCTTATCTGGCTTTCCAGCTCATGAAATTGCCATTACCAATTTCAGTGATCTGGACTGTGCTTGGTTTGGTGGGCGAACACCAGATGCCAAAAATGTTAGTCGTGCAGAATATGGATCATGGTGCGTATATCGCCTTGTCTCGCCGCGCTGATCTGGCATTACTCTACTGGCTTGAGTGCGCTGATATGCAAGGGCGAATAGGCGAAGCCATTCCACATCAACTGCAATATCTAGAACAATATCGCCAGCACTGTGAGGCTAATGGCTTATGGCATCAACCTTTTTCCACCGATGAACTCGATCGATTGATTGCTCATGAATCACAGCGTGCACAACGATATTTGAAATCACTGGTGGTTGAGAGCATGCAGCGGGGCACCTGTGTTTCGGCAAAAATTGCTATCGCGAAATTGTCACGTCACAAAGATGAACATGCACACTTAATTTTGTTGTGCGGGCCAAGTGGCATAGGTAAATCACGTTATGTAGCGCGTCATTGTCAGAATATGTCAGTGGTTTCGCTGGATGCTATCAGAGAAGAGCTTTGGGGCAAGCGCGCCTGCCAAGATAACCCCGAATTAGTTGTCGCTACAGCACAGCTACAATTGAAAAATTACTTACGTGAAAAGCACAACATAGTTTGGGATGCCACCAACCTGCGGCAAGACTATCGCAAACCGCTGTATGCGATGGCGCGCGATCAGCATGCCTTAATCACGTTAGTGATTTTTCTGGCACCAGAAACGGCTATCTATAGTGGCAATGCCAACCGGACACAGGCTGTACCGAAAGCCGTTGTTGCCGCGCAAATTGCAAAATATCAATTTCCTCGCATCAGCGATGTGCATCATGTCATTGCTGTGGATGGAGAAGGGCATATTTTATTTGAATCGAGCTGA
- a CDS encoding DMT family transporter: MTASNTISISQADTRTSSGDLLKLGIMVLLWGFSWPAMKICLLSISPLWLATIRFGSAALCLFLFTGMRGELKLPVKQDIPIIASVGLLQMMAFTVLGLIAMTKVAAGQAALLAYTTPLWVSLITVVVLRRSLEKSQLYAVIAGLLGIVVVISPSLLGWQSAAIIGDIMLLGAALCWSIVIVHVKQHPWHGSPLILAPWQMLLSALPLMIIALVTEGIPHINWNTELVSLLVFIGPLATCFCFVISLAVGRRINSVSMSVATLGVPVIGLFSSIIFLGEKMTLAITVGVVLILCSLVGILVGPAKMGEARK, translated from the coding sequence ATGACAGCCTCCAATACCATTTCAATCAGCCAAGCTGATACCAGAACATCGTCCGGAGATTTGCTCAAACTTGGCATCATGGTCTTGCTGTGGGGTTTCAGTTGGCCGGCTATGAAAATTTGCCTGCTTTCGATCAGCCCATTATGGTTAGCAACGATCCGTTTTGGCAGTGCGGCACTCTGTTTATTCCTGTTTACCGGTATGAGAGGTGAATTAAAACTGCCGGTAAAGCAGGATATTCCGATCATTGCGAGTGTGGGTTTGTTACAAATGATGGCCTTTACCGTATTAGGTTTAATCGCCATGACAAAAGTTGCAGCAGGACAAGCCGCTTTACTCGCCTACACGACACCACTATGGGTTTCACTGATCACCGTGGTTGTTTTGCGCCGGTCGCTGGAAAAAAGTCAGCTGTATGCGGTGATAGCGGGCTTACTCGGCATTGTGGTCGTTATCTCGCCATCACTGTTGGGCTGGCAATCAGCTGCAATTATTGGGGATATCATGCTGTTAGGCGCAGCACTGTGTTGGAGTATCGTCATCGTTCATGTGAAGCAACATCCATGGCATGGTAGTCCGCTGATATTAGCACCATGGCAAATGTTACTGTCCGCACTGCCGCTTATGATCATCGCATTGGTCACAGAAGGTATCCCTCATATAAATTGGAACACTGAGTTAGTTAGCCTGTTAGTGTTTATTGGCCCACTTGCAACCTGTTTCTGTTTTGTAATTTCTTTGGCGGTCGGTAGACGTATCAACTCAGTTTCTATGTCTGTGGCAACCTTAGGCGTTCCGGTTATTGGGCTGTTCTCTTCGATTATCTTTTTGGGTGAGAAAATGACGCTAGCGATAACCGTGGGGGTCGTTTTGATCCTCTGTAGTCTGGTTGGAATATTAGTTGGCCCTGCCAAAATGGGAGAAGCCAGAAAATAA